One Pyrus communis chromosome 13, drPyrComm1.1, whole genome shotgun sequence genomic window carries:
- the LOC137712644 gene encoding agmatine deiminase-like — MKMEGTPAVHGYYMPAEWEPHSQCWIGWPERPDNWRDNAVPAQQVFTKVASAISKFEPVTVCASANQWANARSQLPETVRVVEMSLNDSWFRDTGPTFVVGKSASCSGTPEPKVAGIDWNFNSWGGIDDGCYRDWSHDLLVAEKILAIEKLPRFQHSMILEGGSIHVDGEGTCLTTEECLLNKNRNPHLTKEQIEDQLKAYLGVTKIIWLPRGLYGDDDTNGHIDNMCCFVKPGVVLLSWTDDETDPQYERAVEAVSVLSNATDAKGRKLEIIKLHVPGPLYMTEKEAAGLFQEECEAKPRLAGTRLAASYVNFYIANGAIIAPQFGDQKWDDEAVRVLSKAFPNHEVVRIEGAREIVLAGGNIHCITQQQPRVSLSIVHNDCFHT, encoded by the exons atgaagatGGAAGGCACGCCGGCTGTCCATGGATATTACATGCCTGCTGAGTGGGAACCCCATTCCCAGTGTTGGATTGGATGGCCT GAACGCCCGGATAACTGGAGAGACAATGCAGTGCCAGCACAGCAGGTGTTTACCAAGGTAGCATCTGCAATCTCAAAGTTTGAGCCCGTGACTGTATGTGCAAGTGCCAATCAG TGGGCAAATGCACGAAGTCAGCTACCAGAAACTGTCAGGGTTGTCGAGATGAGTTTGAATGATTCGTGGTTTCGTGATACAGGACCAACA TTTGTCGTAGGAAAAAGCGCCTCTTGTTCTGGTACCCCAGAGCCAAAGGTTGCTGGTATTGATTGGAATTTCAACAGCTGGGGAG GCATTGATGATGGTTGTTATCGAGATTGGAGTCATGATCTTCTTGTGGCAGAAAAG ATCCTGGCAATTGAGAAGCTTCCAAGGTTTCAACACTCCATGATTCTCGAAGGCGGTAGCATCCATGTCGATGGAGAAG GGACTTGCCTCACCACCGAGGAGTGCCTGTTAAATAAAAATAGGAACCCACATTTGACCAAGGAGCAAATAGAGGATCAACTTAAGGCGTATCTTGGAGTGACGAAAATCATTTGGTTGCCTCGTGGATTATACG GAGACGATGATACTAATGGTCACATCGACAATATGTGCTGTTTTGTAAAGCCTGGTGTGGTTTTGTTGTCGTGGACCGATGATGAAACGGATCCTCAGTATGAAAGAGCTGTAGAAGCGGTTTCTGTTCTCTCCAATGCTACTGATGCCAAGGGTAGGAaattagaaataataaaacttcatgtaccaggGCCGCTATACATGACAGAGAAGGAGGCTGCTGGGCTTTTTCAG GAGGAGTGCGAAGCTAAACCGAGACTTGCAGGCACGAGACTTGCTGCTTCATATGTAAATTTCTACATTGCAAATGGAGCCATCATTGCACCCCAATTTGGGGACCAGAAATGGGATGATGAGGCTGTTCGCGTCCTATCCAAAGCCTTTCCAAACCATGAA GTGGTAAGAATTGAAGGCGCAAGGGAGATTGTTCTGGCGGGTGGAAATATACACTGCATTACTCAGCAACAACCACGCGTTTCACTCAGTATAGTCCACAATGATTGCTTTCATACATAG
- the LOC137712937 gene encoding uncharacterized protein — protein sequence MGCTFSGLGALYDAVNGGGDVWINENRFKIVRQLGEGGFAYVFLVKEVVADSSASGGGGLAKKFKDPSHVSDDGTYAMKKVLIQNSEQLELVKEEIRVSSLFSHPNLLPLLDHAIIAVKTTQEQSWNHEAYLLFPVHLDGTLLDNAKTMKAKKEFFSTSDVLQIFRQLCAGLKHMHTLDPPYAHNDIKPGNVLITHRKGQSPLAMLMDFGSARPARRQIRSRTEALQLQEWASEHCSAPFRAPELWDCPSQADIDERTDVWSLGCTLYAILYGMSPFEYALGESGGSLQLAIVNVQIKWPAGPNPPYPDALHQFITWMLQPQAAVRPRIDDILIHVDKLISKFSS from the exons ATGGGGTGCACATTCTCTGGTTTGGGCGCTCTGTACGACGCCGTGAACGGCGGAGGCGATGTGTGGATTAACGAGAATCGGTTCAAGATCGTGAGGCAGCTCGGGGAAGGTGGGTTCGCTTATGTGTTTTTGGTCAAGGAGGTGGTCGCCGACTCCTCCGCCTCGGGTGGTGGTGGTCTCGCCAAGAAATTCAAGGATCCCTCTCATGTCTCAG ATGATGGAACTTATGCTATGAAAAAAGTTCTCATTCAGAATAGTGAGCAGTTGGAGTTGGTGAAGGAAGAGATCCGTGTTTCTTCGCTGTTCAGTCATCCCAATCTGCTTCCGCTTCTTGATCATGCCATTATTGCCGTTAAG ACAACACAAGAACAATCTTGGAACCATGAAGCATACTTGTTATTTCCAGTTCATCTGGATGGAACTTTACTGGACAATGCCAAGACTATGAAAGCTAAAAAGGAGTTCTTTTCCACCTCAGATGTTCTTCAAATATTCCGGCAG CTTTGTGCAGGACTTAAGCATATGCACACTTTGGATCCGCCATATGCACATAATGATATCAAACCTGGTAACGTTCTGATAACCCATAGAAAAGGACAATCACCTCTTGCAATGTTGATGGATTTTGGCAGTGCTCGACCTGCGAGGAGGCAAATTCGCTCTCGTACAGAGGCACTACAGTTGCAG GAATGGGCGTCTGAGCATTGCTCAGCACCATTTCGAGCTCCAGAGTTGTGGGATTGCCCGAGCCAAGCCGACATTGACGAGAGGACTGATGTATGGTCCTTAGGGTGCACTTTGTATGCAATACT GTACGGAATGTCTCCATTTGAATATGCACTCGGCGAATCTGGAGGAAGCCTACAGTTGGCGATAGTCAACGTGCAGATAAAGTGGCCAGCTGGACCTAATCCTCCATATCCGGACGCTCTTCACCAGTTCATCACATGGATGCTTCAGCCGCAGGCTGCAGTCCGTCCTCGCATTGACGATATCCTGATACATGTGGACAAGTTGATCTCCAAGTTCTCCAGTTGA
- the LOC137712690 gene encoding H/ACA ribonucleoprotein complex subunit 2-like protein, giving the protein MGSDSEVEKSAQKEREKKKMQALAPIAKPLAGKKLCKRTLKLVRKAAEHKCLKRGVKEVVKSIRRGQKGFCVIAGNISPIDVVTHVPILCEEAEIPYVYVPSKEDLANAGATKRPTCCVLVTTKPNKGELSKEDQDKIKAIHDEVVGEVKELHANLF; this is encoded by the exons atggGAAGCGATAGCGAAGTAGAGAAGTCGGCGCagaaggagagggagaagaagaagatgcaggCTCTTGCTCCGATCGCCAAACCCCTCGCCGGAAAGAAGCTCTGCAAACGAACCCTCAAGCTCGTCCGTAAAG CTGCTGAGCACAAATGCTTGAAGAGGGGAGTGAAGGAAGTGGTGAAAAGCATCCGGCGTGGTCAAAAGGG GTTCTGTGTTATAGCTGGTAACATTTCTCCTATCGATGTGGTTACTCATGTTCCAATCTTATGTGAAGAGGCTGAAATTCCATATGTTTACGTGCCTTCAAAAGAA GATCTTGCAAATGCCGGTGCCACCAAGAGGCCAACCTGCTGTGTCCTGGTGACAACTAAGCCTAACAAAGGGGAACTATCCAAAGAGGATCAAGATAAAATAAAGGCAATTCACGACGAAGTTGTAGGAGAGGTCAAAGAACTTCACGCGAACCTTTTCTGA
- the LOC137712689 gene encoding inorganic pyrophosphatase TTM1-like produces MVQDTSSGAESPRLRTGLLRDQVQLVKRKDCDRYEIVQIPDVLSFEKGFFIAIRACQLLAQKNEGIILVGVAGPSGAGKTVFTDKMLNFMPSIAVIAMDNYNDASRIIDGNFDDPRLTDYETLLENIHGLKAGNPVKVPVYDFKTSSRIGYRTVEVPSSRIVIIEGIYALSEKLRPLLDLRVSITGGVHFDLVKRVLRDIQRAGQEPEEIIHQISETVYPMYKAFIEPDLQTAHIKITNKFNPFAGFQNPIYILKSTKAVTVDQIKAVISADHKESTEETYDIYLLPPGEDPEACQSYLRMRNRDGKYNLMFEEWVTDSPFIISPRITFEVSVRLLGGLMALGYTIASILKRSSHIFCDEKVCVKTDWLEQLNRQYVQVQGKDRLHVKDIAQQLGLDGSYVPRTYIEQIQLEKLVNDVMALPDDLKSKLSIDDDSSSPKEALSRASADRRNKYLNRGISQSYSNQRDKTISKLTRLAVNSRRFDGRNPISPAAISNQGIFTQLSEQISTLNERMDEFTSRVEEVNSKISLRRASASQQSLALQAKACNGSEPTSLFVNGLSNGSLAGTLLPNSSSSSQLVKDSPLMEEILAITRGQRQIMHQIDNLSNLLREYTAERFRQGRTDTAGRMPDIESVVPLVLALAIGGLGVFFFRSLTSPK; encoded by the exons ATGGTTCAAGATACAAGTTCTGGGGCTGAATCACCGCGGCTGCGCACTGGTCTGTTGCGGGATCAGGTGCAGCTTGTGAAGAGAAAGGACTGTGATCGTTATGAGATTGTCCAAATTCCAGATGTCCTGTCATTTGAGAAAGGTTTCTTTATAGCTATTCGAGCGTGTCAGCTGTTGGCTCAAAAGAATGAGGGGATAATACTAGTTGGAGTGGCAGGCCCCTCTGGAGCTGGTAAGACTGTTTTCACTGACAAAATGCTCAACTTCATGCCCAGCATTGCAGTTATTGCAATGGACAACTACAATGACGCTAGTCGAATCATCGATGGCAACTTTGATG ATCCACGCCTGACAGATTATGAAACATTGCTTGAAAATATACATGGTTTAAAGGCAGGCAATCCTGTTAAGGTTCCAGTATATGATTTCAAGACTAGCTCCCGCATAGGGTACAG GACAGTGGAGGTCCCTAGCTCCCGTATTGTGATCATTGAGGGCATATATGCTTTAAGTGAGAAATTGCGACCTTTGCTAGATCTTCGTGTATCTATAACTGGTGGAGTTCACTTTGACCTTGTAAAGCGGGTTTTAAGGGACATTCAGCGTGCTGGCCAAGAGCCTGAAGAAATTATCCATCAAATTTCTGAAACG GTGTATCCTATGTACAAGGCCTTTATCGAGCCAGACCTTCAGACAGCACATATAAAAATCACCAACAAGTTTAATCCCTTCGCTGGTTTTCAGAAccctatttatattttaaag TCAACGAAGGCAGTGACAGTGGATCAAATCAAGGCTGTTATATCTGCAGATCACAAAGAAAGCACAGAAGAAACTTATGACATATATCTTTTACCACCAGGTGAAGATCCTGAAGCATGTCAGTCGTATCTAAGGATGAGGAACAGAGATGGCAAATACAATCTCATGTTTGAG gaGTGGGTCACAGATAGTCCCTTCATAATATCTCCCAGAATAACTTTTGAAGTTAGTGTGCGCCTTCTTGGAGGTCTCATGGCCTTGGGGTATACAATTGCATCCATCTTGAAAAGAAGCAGCCATATCTTCTGCGATGAGAAGGTTTGCGTGAAAACTGATTGGTTGGAGCAACTTAATCGTCAATATGTTCAG GTGCAAGGAAAGGATCGGTTACATGTTAAAGATATTGCACAGCAGCTTGGCCTGGATGGTTCATATGTTCCTCGTACTTACATCGAACAAATTCAGCTGGAGAAACTTGTAAATGATGTTATG GCGTTGCCAGATGATTTGAAATCAAAGCTCAGCATAGATGATGATTCTTCGAGCCCTAAGGAAGCTCTTTCCCGAGCCTCAGCTGATCGGAGAAACAAGTATCTCAACcg GGGTATATCGCAGTCTTACTCGAATCAAAGGGACAAGACTATTTCCAAACTAACGAGACTTGCTGTTAACAGCAGAAGGTTTGATGGGCGAAACCCAATATCACCTGCAGCAATTTCGAACCAG GGAATTTTTACTCAACTTTCAGAACAAATTTCTACGCTGAAtgagaggatggacgaatttacATCCCGTGTTGAAGAGGTGAACTCCAAGATATCACTCAGAAGAGCTTCAGCTAGCCAGCAAAGTTTGGCTCTGCAAGCCAAAGCCTGCAATGGATCCGAACCAACTTCTCTTTTTGTTAATGGCTTGAGTAATGGCTCGTTGGCAGGAACGCTACTGCCCAATTCTTCGTCGTCCTCCCAGTTGGTCAAGGATTCCCCACTGATGGAAgag ATACTAGCCATCACACGAGGCCAACGGCAGATCATGCACCAAATAGACAATTTGAGCAATCTTCTGCGAGAGTATACGGCAGAGAGGTTTCGCCAAGGAAGAACAGATACTGCTGGAAGAATGCCTGATATCGAATCAGTTGTCCCACTTGTTCTTGCTTTGGCAATTGGCGGTTTAGGTGTCTTCTTCTTCAGGAGTCTGACTTCCCCAAAATAA
- the LOC137712938 gene encoding ceramide synthase 1 LOH3-like, which yields MEEIMGLFGISDSVKLNWEEESYPVPNDFFVLPLFVLLFPSLRLVLDIFFFERLAKRLLFGKKHALVNVEKRDNRKKVSKFKESAFKCVYFFTAEILALSVTYNEPWFTKTRYFWVGPGDQIWPDQKTKLKLKGLYMYSAGFYIYSTFALVFWETRRSDFVVSMAHHVATTILIVASYIFKFSRVGSIILALHEGSDVFLEIAKLSKYCGFEILAGVAFVTFVLSWTVLRLIYFPFWIIWSTSYEALLKLDKEKHIVDGSIYYYLFNTLLICLLICHVYWWKLMVQMLVKQIQARGKVDDDVRSDSEGEDDEHED from the exons ATGGAGGAAATAATGGGTCTGTTCGGAATCAGTGATTCGGTCAAACTCAACTGGGAGGAGGAGTCGTACCCAGTGCCCAATGACTTCTTTGTCCTCCCCTTGTTCGTTCTTCTTTTCCCTTCACTCAGGCTCGTCCTGGACATCTTCTTCTTTGAG AGATTAGCAAAGCGCCTTTTGTTTGGAAAGAAGCATGCATTGGTGAATGTTGAGAAACGCGATAATCGGAAGAAAGTTAGTAAATTCAAAGAGTCAGCATTCAAATGTGTGTATTTTTTCACTGCAGAGATTTTGGCCCTTTCTGTTACATACAACGAGCCTTGGTTCACCAAAACCAGATACTTTTGGGTAGGGCCTGGCGATCAGATTTGGCCCGACCAGAAAACCAA ATTAAAATTGAAGGGACTGTACATGTATTCCGCTGGATTCTACATCTACTCCACCTTTGCTTTGGTGTTTTGGGAAACAAGGCGTTCTGACTTTGTGGTGTCAATGGCTCATCATGTAGCAACTACGATTTTAATTGTGGCATCTTACATATTCAA GTTTTCTCGAGTTGGCTCGATCATTTTAGCTCTCCATGAAGGATCTGATGTGTTTTTAGAAATTGCAAAGTTGTCAAAATATTGTGGCTTTGAAATTCTTGCCGGCGTTGCTTTTGTTACTTTTGTTCTCTCGTGGACAGTACTACGTCTTATTTACTTTCCATTCTGGATAATATGGAGTACCAG CTATGAAGCTCTTCTGAAGTTGGACAAGGAGAAGCACATAGTGGATGGATCTATATACTATTACTTGTTTAATACTCTTCTAATTTGCTTGCTCATTTGTCATGTTTATTGGTGGAAGTTGATGGTTCAGATGCTTGTGAAGCAAATTCAGGCTAGAGGGAAAGTTGATGACGATGTTCGATCAG ATTCTGAAGGCGAGGATGATGAACACGAGGACTGA